From one Mobula birostris isolate sMobBir1 chromosome 20, sMobBir1.hap1, whole genome shotgun sequence genomic stretch:
- the LOC140185199 gene encoding probable G-protein coupled receptor 139: MAAADLLTIVTEVILYRIRLYYFPWSFLGITPVCSVIEVLTFSATDCSVWFTVTFTFDRFVAICCQKLKTKYCTGKTAAVVLTLTGVLSCQRHVPRYFTQEPSVIIDNVPWFCKLMDKYFTDPGWVVYDWFDTVLTSFLPFAAILLLNALTVRHILVASRVRKGLKGQIKGENRSDPEMESRRRSVVLLFTLSGNFILLWMTLVVNFIYYQISGKGYDFNDSEWIFYLVGYLLRNFSCCTNTFIYAVTQSKFREQMISAVKYPVTSVLRFINKAAS; the protein is encoded by the coding sequence atggcagcggcggatctactaACCATTGTCACCGAGGTCATTTTGTATCGAATCAGATTGTATTATTTCCCGTGGAGTTTTCTGGGCATCACCCCGGTGTGCAGTGTTATCGAAGTACTGACGTTCTCCGCCactgactgttctgtctggttcaccgtcactttcacttTTGATCGttttgtcgccatttgctgccagaagctgaagacaaaatattgcaccgggaaaactgcggctgtggttctaacaCTAACCGGAGTACTGTCCTGTCAGAGACATGTTCCCCGATACTTCACGCAGGAACCCAGCGTGATCATCGACAATGTACCGTGGTTCTGTAAACTCATGGACAAGTATTTCACTGACCCCGGGTGGGTAGTATACGATTGGTTCGATACGGTTTTAACTTCGTTCCTCCCTTTCGCTGCGATCCTgttgctcaacgctctgacagtcagacacattttagtggccagtcgggtccgtaaggggctgaagggtcagatcAAGGgagagaaccgcagtgacccggagatggagagcaggaggaggtctgtggttttactcttcaccctctccggcaacttcatcctcctgtggatgacaCTGGTTGTAAATTTCATATATTATCAGATCTCAGGAAAAGGATACGATTTCAATGATTCGGAATGGATCTTCTATCTTGTCGGCTATTTGCTGAggaatttcagctgctgcacgaacacatttatttacgcggtgactcagtcgaaattcagggagcagatGATCAGCGCGGTGAAATATCCGGTCACCTCGGTGCTACGGTTCATTAACAAAGCCGCGTCCTGA